The genomic interval GAAAGCAGGACAAGGCCCAACTGCTGCACAGCTACCTCATCGCAGGGGCCAGCCTGGAGATGGACTCCACCCTGGGCACCGTCGACCTGGCCCTCGTGGTGGGCGCCGACTACGCGGGCGTACGCCCCAGCCCGGCCGGCCCCGACTCCAGCCCGACAACCACCCTCGTCCCCCAGGACCCGGCCCCCGAGGCCCGCGGCTCGACGCAGCCCGCGTGCTGAGGGCCGGGGCCGCACCAAGGAGGCCCTCATGAAGGCCATCATCCCCGCGGGCGGGGCCGGCACCCGGCTGCGGCCGATAACCCACACGAGCGCCAAGCAGCTCGTCCCTGTGGCCAACAAGCCGATCCTCTTCTACGCCCTGGAGGCCATCGCCGACGCCGGCATCGTCGAGGTGGGCCTCATCGTGGGCGACACGGCCGATGAGATGCGGGGCGCGGTGGGCACGGGCGAGCGCTGGGGCCTGAAGGTCACCTACATCCCCCAGGACGAGCCCCGGGGCCTGGCCCACTGCGTGCTGATCGCCCGCGAGTTCCTGGGTGACGACGACTTCGTCATGTACCTGGGCGACAACCTGCTGGGCGAAGGGGTCACCGAGTTCGTCCGCCTGTTCGAGGAGGAGGGGGCGGCGGCCCGCATCCTGCTCGTTCGGGTGCCCGACCCCCAGCACTTCGGGGTGGCCGAGCTCGACGGCGACGGCACCGTGGTGCGCCTGGTCGAGAAGCCCAAGTCACCGCCTTCCGACCTCGCCCTGGTGGGCGTGTACCTGTTCAACGCGGCCATCCACGAGGCCGTCCGGGCCATCCAGCCCTCGTGGCGGGACGAGCTGGAGATCACCGACGCCATCCAGTGGCTCATCGACCAGGGCCACCCCGTGCGCAGCCAGGTGGTGGCCGGCTACTGGAAGGACACGGGCCAGGTCGAGGCCCTGCTGGAGGGCAACCGGCTGGTACTGGAGTCCGTCGAGCCCGCCATCGAGGGCATGGTCGACGACGAGTCCCGCCTGGTGGGCCGGGTGGTGGTGCAGCCCGGGGCCGAAGTGGTGCGCTCGATCATCCGTGGCCCGGCCATCATCGGCGAGGGCACACGAGTGGTCGACAGCTTCATCGGCCCGTTCACGTCGGTCTACTACGGCTGCGAGATCCTGCGCTCGGAGATCGAGCACTCGATCGTGCTGGAGCAGAGCAGGATCGTCGACATGGCCCGCATCGCCGATTCCCTGATAGGCAAGCAGGTAGAAGTGTGCCGATCCCGCTCCCGCCCCCAAGCCCACCGGCTGATCCTCGGCGATCACTCGCGCGTCGACTTGGTCTAACCCGGTGAACCTCCTGGTCACCGGCGGAGCCGGCTTCATCGGGTCCAACTTCGTGCGTTACTGGGCCGAGCACCATCCCGACGACTCAGTGGTGGCCTACGACGTGCTGACCTACGCCGGCGACCGGGCCAACCTGGCCGGCCTCGAGGGCCGGGTGCCGCTGGTCGTAGCCGACGTGTGCGACACGGCCACGGCCGAGGAGGCCATGGCGGCCCATGGCACCGACGTGGTCGTGCACTTCGCGGCCGAGTCCCACAACAGCCTGGCGGTCATCGACCCGGGCCGGTTCTTCCGCACCAACGTCATCGGCACCCAGTCGATGCTGGAGGCCGCCCGGCGGGCCGGGGTGGCCCGCTTCCACCACATCTCCACCTGCGAGGTCTACGGCGACTTGGCCCTCGACTCCGACGAATCGTTCTCCGAGGACTCGCCGTACCGGCCCCGCACGCCCTACAACGCCTCCAAGGCGGGCGCCGACCACGCCGTGCGGGCCTACTCGGAGACCTACGGCCTGCCGGTCACGATCACCAACTGCTGCAACAACTACGGGCCCTACCAGTTCCCCGAGAAGGTCATCCCCCTGTTCGTGGCCCAGGCCCTCGACGACCAGCCCCTCCCCCTCTACGAGTCGGTCGACAACCGGCGGGAGTGGGTCCACGTGCTCGACCACTGCCGAGCCGTCGAAGCCGTCCTCCAACGGGGGCGGCCGGGCGAGACCTACCACGTGGGCACGGGCGTGGAGCGCAGCATCGCCGAGATCGCCGACCTGGTGCTGGCCACCCTGGACAAGCCCGCGGACTTGAAGCGGATCGTCCCCGACCGGCCCGGTCACGACCGCCGCTACCTGCTCGACTCCTCGAAGATCGAGCGGGAGCTCGGGTGGACGCCCACCATCGGGTTCGCCGAGGGCCTGGCCCAGACGGTGGCTTGGTACGCGGCCAACCGCGGCTGGTGGGAGCCCCTCCGGGGCCGGGCCCCGGTGCAGGAAGCGTCGGCCTGGGCCGGCCCCCCGGGCGGGTAGGGCGAGCCGGATGCGAGTGCTGATAACCGGTGCGGGCGGCCAGCTCGGCCGGGAGCTGGAAGCCGCGTTCGCCCAGCCCGGCCAAGGCCGCCCGTGGGACGTGGTGGCCTGCGACCGGGCCGCCCTCGACGTCTCGGACCGCGACCAGGTGATGCAGGCCGTGGGCGGGGCCCGCCCCGATGCCGTTGTCCACGCCGCCGCCTGGACCGACGTGGATGGCTGCGAGGGCGACCCCGACCGAGCCCTGGCGGTCAACGCCCTGGGGACGCGCCACGTGGCCGAAGCCACCCGGGGCGCGGGCGCCGACCTCTGCTACATCTCGACCGACTACGTCTTCGACGGCACCGCCGGCCGGCCCTACCACGAGTGGGACGCCACCAACCCGCTGTCGGTCTACGGGCGGTCGAAGCTGGGCGGCGAGCACGAGGCCGGGCCGGCCGCGACCATTGTGCGCACGTCGTGGCTGTGCGGGCGCCACGGCCGCAACTTCGTCAAGACGGTCCTGACCAGGGCTTCGGCCCGCCAGCCCCTGCGGGTGGTGGACGACCAGTGGGGCTGCCCCACCTTCGCCACCGACCTGGCCGTGGCCGTGCGCCGGCTGGTCGTGGGCCGCCTGCCGGGGACGTTCCACGTCACCAACCAAGGCGCCACCACCTGGTACCGGTTCGCCTGTGACATCGTGGCCGCGGCCGGCCTCGACGCCGGCCTGGTGTCGCCCATCACCACGGCCGAGCTCGACCCGCCCCGGCCCGCCCCCCGCCCGGCGTCGTCGGTCCTCGACAACGCCGCCCTACGCCTGGCCGGCCTGCCCCTGCTGGCCGACCACCATGAAACGCTGGCCCACCTCGTCAAGGAGTTGACCTGACCCCGCACCCCCTACTCTTGGCCCCCATGAGCGAGGACAGCGCACGGGTTACCGCGGGGGCTGCGCCCCCGAGGGAACGAGGGCGTGCAGGCGCCCCCGACCGCGCGAGCGCCAGCGAGCCGGGCCCGTCCGGGGCCAACGCCCTATGAGCCGGATCGCGGTCGTGGGGTCGGGCTACGTGGGCCTGACGGCCGGGGCGTGCTTCTCCCACCTGGGCCACTACGTGCTGTGCGCGGACGTGGACGAAGACAAGGTGGCCCGCCTGGCCGCCGGAGAGGTACCGATCCTGGAAGCAGGGTTGACCGAGATGGTGCGTGAGGGCATCGCCGGGCGGCGGCTCAAGTTCGTCGTGGGCGCGGCCCAGGCCGCGGCCACGTGCGAGTTCGTGTACCTGTGCGTGCCCACGCCCCAGGGCCCTGACGGGGCCGCCGACCTCCAGTACCTGCGGGCCGCGGCGGCCGAGATCGGCCCCGTCCTCGCCCCCGAGTCGGTGGTCGTCAACAAGTCGACCGTGCCCGTGGGTTCGACCCGGGTGGTCGAGGAGACCCTGGGGCGCGACGACGTGTGGGTCGTGTCCAACCCCGAGTTCTTGCGGGAGGGGTCGGCGGTCCACGACTTCCTCCACCCCGACCGCATCGTCATCGGGGCCGACCGCCAGGAGGCGGCCACCCGGGTGGCTGCGCTCTACCGGGGTGTGCAAGCCCCGGTGATCGTCACCGACCCGGCCTCGGCCGAGATGATCAAGTACGCCTCCAACGCCTTCCTGGCCACCAAGGTGAGCTACGTGAACGCCGTGGCCAACGTGTGCGAGGCCGTGGGGGCCGACGTGCGCGACGTGCTGCTGGGCATGGGCTACGACACCCGCATCGGCTTCGAGTTCCTCCGCCCCGGCCCCGGGTGGGGAGGGTCGTGCTTTCCCAAGGACGTCACCGCCCTGGTAAAGATCGCGTCCGACGCTGGTTACGACTTCGGGCTGCTCCAGGGCGTGCTCGCCGTCAACCAGGAGCAGTTCGAGGTGATGGCCGGCAAGGTCGAAGCCCTGGCCGGCGGTTCGCTGGACGGCAAGAGGGTGGCCGTGTGGGGCCTGACCTTCAAGGCCAGGACCGACGACCTGCGCGACTCGCCGGCGCTGGCGGTCATCGCCCGCCTGCGCCAGCGGGGGGCGGCGGTCGCGGCCTACGACCCGGCCGTGGCCAGGCCCCTGGAGGGCATCGAGGTGTGCGCCGACCCGTACGCCGCCTGCGAGGGCGCGGCCGTGCTCGTCGTGCTCACCGAGTGGGACGAGTTCCGCAGGCTCGACTTCACCAAGGTGGCCGGGCTGCTGGCCGCCCCGATGGTGGTCGACGGCCGCAACCTGCTCGACCCAGCCGCCCTGCGGCGCCTCGGCTTCACCTACAGCGGCGTCGGCCGGTGAGGGTCGTCGTCACCGGCGGAGCCGGGTTCCTCGGCTCCCACCTGTGCCGCCAGTTGCTGGCCCGGGGCGACGAGGTCATCGCCATCGACAACCTGGTGACCGGTTCGCTGCGCAACATCGACGAGCTCTTCGGCAACAAGGCGTTCACCTTCCAGCACCACGACGTGAGCAACTTCGTCCACGTGCCCGGCCGGGTGGACG from Actinomycetota bacterium carries:
- a CDS encoding glucose-1-phosphate thymidylyltransferase codes for the protein MKAIIPAGGAGTRLRPITHTSAKQLVPVANKPILFYALEAIADAGIVEVGLIVGDTADEMRGAVGTGERWGLKVTYIPQDEPRGLAHCVLIAREFLGDDDFVMYLGDNLLGEGVTEFVRLFEEEGAAARILLVRVPDPQHFGVAELDGDGTVVRLVEKPKSPPSDLALVGVYLFNAAIHEAVRAIQPSWRDELEITDAIQWLIDQGHPVRSQVVAGYWKDTGQVEALLEGNRLVLESVEPAIEGMVDDESRLVGRVVVQPGAEVVRSIIRGPAIIGEGTRVVDSFIGPFTSVYYGCEILRSEIEHSIVLEQSRIVDMARIADSLIGKQVEVCRSRSRPQAHRLILGDHSRVDLV
- the rfbB gene encoding dTDP-glucose 4,6-dehydratase, with the protein product MNLLVTGGAGFIGSNFVRYWAEHHPDDSVVAYDVLTYAGDRANLAGLEGRVPLVVADVCDTATAEEAMAAHGTDVVVHFAAESHNSLAVIDPGRFFRTNVIGTQSMLEAARRAGVARFHHISTCEVYGDLALDSDESFSEDSPYRPRTPYNASKAGADHAVRAYSETYGLPVTITNCCNNYGPYQFPEKVIPLFVAQALDDQPLPLYESVDNRREWVHVLDHCRAVEAVLQRGRPGETYHVGTGVERSIAEIADLVLATLDKPADLKRIVPDRPGHDRRYLLDSSKIERELGWTPTIGFAEGLAQTVAWYAANRGWWEPLRGRAPVQEASAWAGPPGG
- the rfbD gene encoding dTDP-4-dehydrorhamnose reductase yields the protein MRVLITGAGGQLGRELEAAFAQPGQGRPWDVVACDRAALDVSDRDQVMQAVGGARPDAVVHAAAWTDVDGCEGDPDRALAVNALGTRHVAEATRGAGADLCYISTDYVFDGTAGRPYHEWDATNPLSVYGRSKLGGEHEAGPAATIVRTSWLCGRHGRNFVKTVLTRASARQPLRVVDDQWGCPTFATDLAVAVRRLVVGRLPGTFHVTNQGATTWYRFACDIVAAAGLDAGLVSPITTAELDPPRPAPRPASSVLDNAALRLAGLPLLADHHETLAHLVKELT
- a CDS encoding UDP-glucose/GDP-mannose dehydrogenase family protein, encoding MSRIAVVGSGYVGLTAGACFSHLGHYVLCADVDEDKVARLAAGEVPILEAGLTEMVREGIAGRRLKFVVGAAQAAATCEFVYLCVPTPQGPDGAADLQYLRAAAAEIGPVLAPESVVVNKSTVPVGSTRVVEETLGRDDVWVVSNPEFLREGSAVHDFLHPDRIVIGADRQEAATRVAALYRGVQAPVIVTDPASAEMIKYASNAFLATKVSYVNAVANVCEAVGADVRDVLLGMGYDTRIGFEFLRPGPGWGGSCFPKDVTALVKIASDAGYDFGLLQGVLAVNQEQFEVMAGKVEALAGGSLDGKRVAVWGLTFKARTDDLRDSPALAVIARLRQRGAAVAAYDPAVARPLEGIEVCADPYAACEGAAVLVVLTEWDEFRRLDFTKVAGLLAAPMVVDGRNLLDPAALRRLGFTYSGVGR